GAGTACCCGAAAGCATTGGTTTCCACGGTAATGGAATCCAGTCTCATGCAGTCTTATTACGCAAAGCATCTTCCCGGATTGACTGAACATCAGCAGGGAGATGAAAAAAGAATTGATTTTTTCCACAACTTAGTTTTCAAAACCATAGAAAATGAAAATTGATTATACGCTGACACCGTTAAAGAGATTCTTTAACCTTTTGAATGAAGAGAAAAAGGAGGTTTATGCCATCTATTTTTACTCATTGCTCAATGGTGCCGTTTCTCTGATATACCCTTTGGGGATACAGGCCATTGTGAATTTCGTCCTTGGGGGAAGGGTAAGCACTGCTTGGTTGATTATGATTTTGGTTGTGGCTTTGGGGATCACTTTTGGTGGATTTCTTCAAATCTCCCAACTATATCTCACTGAAAAACTTGAACAGCGCATATTCACCAAAGTGGGATTCAGTTTTGCATACCGCCTGCCAAAACTCAAATTGGACGAATTGCAGGATAAACATACTCCAGAATTGGTGAATCGTTTTTTTGATGCAGTAAATCTTCAAAAGGGAGTTTCAAAAATCCTGATTGATTTTTCTTTTGCGATGGTACAGATTTTCTTTGGTATGCTTTTGTTGGCTGTCTATAATATTTTCTTTTTGATTTTCAGTTTATTACTCATTCTGATGATCATTTTGATTTTTTATTTTACCAGCCCAAAAGGTATGGAGACCAATTTAAAAGTTTCAACCAAAAAATATGAAACAGCCTATTGGTTGGAAGAGATCGGAAGGACTTTGGCCACCTTTAAACTCGCAGGTAATTCCAAACTTCCTTTTTATACAATAGACAAACTATTACAGTCCTATGTGGATTTCAGGAATAAGCACTTTTCCGTATTGGTCTTCCAATACAAGGTGATGATTGCCTTTAAGGCCCTGATCGTGACTACTTTACTTATAGTGGGTAGTTTGTTGTTGATTGATAATCAGATCAGTATCGGTCAATTTGTAGCTGCTGAAGTAATCATAATCCTGATTGTAAGTTCAGTTGAAAAAGTGATTTTATCGCTGGATGTTGTCTATGATACTTTGACTGCTACTGAGAAAATAGGTCAGATCATGGATTTACCATTGGAAAGGCAAGAAGGTACCGAAAAATCACTTACCACAAATAATGAAAGTCTGAAGTTTGAGTTGCGCAACCTGAGTTTCAAATCCAAGAATGAGACTTTTGATGTTGTTCATGATGTCAGTTTCACATTAAACCCAGGAGAGAAAGTGATTCTTACCGGAAAAAGCGGTAGTGGAAAGAGTACCTTGATGTATTTGATGTCAGGGCTTTTCAGTGATTACAGGGGAAGGGTGATAGTCAATGGGCTCCCGATAGATACTATGAATCTGGAAAGATTAAGAGGCTACATTGGGGATAGTCTTTCTCACCAATCTATTTTCCATGCAAGTATTTACGATAATATCACCTTGCACAAAGATGTAGAAGATCAGCATGTAAGGGAGATCATTGACCTCGTTGGACTTAAGGAATACATTTATTTGCTGGAAAAAGATTGGGATACTGTTCTATTGCCGGAAGGAGGTACTCTGAGTAAGTCAATAGTGAGTAAAATAGTTCTTGCAAGGTGCCTTGTCAATTATCCTAAAGCGCTTCTTTTGGAAAATATGATAACCTATTTGGATCCATTGGAAAAATCAAGGGTCCTCGATTTTATTCTAAAAGGGAATTGGACAGTGTTGATGATATCTGAGGATGCTGATACTATGAGGAAATTCCCAAGAGTTATAAAAATTGATATGGGCAATTTAATATTTGATGGCAGCAGTGAGGAATATCTTAATAATTACAATAATTAATCCTTTTGGACAATGATAGGTATTTCAAATAACAAAATCGGGAAAGATTTCACCTTCGAAGAGTTTAAAAGTTTTGGAATGACAATTCCAAAAGAGGAGAGCAAGAAAAGGATCAGAATATTACTATGGTTTTTGATAGGGACTTTTCTTTTTCTTTTTCTTCCCTGGACCCAAAATGTCAGAACAAAAGGTTTTGTAACAGCTTTGAGACCGGATCAGAGGCCTCAGACTGTACATTCAATCATTGCAGGAAGGATAGAGAAGTGGTATGTGGCAGAGGGTGAATATGTCCAAAAAGGCGATACAGTTTTGTTGATTTCTGAAATCAAGGATGATTACTTTGATCCTTTACTTTTGGAAAGAACAAAGCTTCAGGTGGATGCCAAAACCATGTCGGCAAGGTCTTATTCAGAAAAAGTCCGTTCCCTTGAAATCCAGATACAGGCATTGAAGGAAAATAATGTTTTGAGAAGGGAACAGGCAGATAACAGGCTGAAAATGGCCGAACTTCAAGTAACTTCTGACAGCATAAGATTTGAGCAGGCCAAGGTGAACTTTAAAGTCGGAGTGGATCAGCTTGATCGGGCAGAAAAACTGTACAATGAGGGACTTCGTTCTCTTACGGATTTTGAACAAAGAGAACTTAGATTCCAGGATGTTCAGGCAGGTTTGATAGCTGCAGAAAACAAGTTGCTGCAAAGTATCAATGCGAGGATAGCAGCCATGATTGAGTTGAACGCCATTGACAATGATTTTAGAGATAAAATGGCCAAAGCAAGTGCAGATATGTATGAGGCCATGTCTTCACAGTTTGATGCAGAAGCTACAGCTACCAAGTTGGAAAATCAATATGCAAATTATGAAGTCAGAACAGGTTTCCGTCATATTCTTGCCCCTCAGGAAGGATATATTACCCAAGCGATTCAGGTAGGTATAGGAGAGACAATCAAGGAGGGAGCTGAGATAATAAGCATACTTCCGGGCAATGCCCAATTGGCTGTAGAGATGTACGTTGCTCCGGTAGATTTTCCGTTGTTGAGAATAGGGAATAAAGTTAGATTTATTTTTGACGGTTGGCCTGCTATCGTTTTTTCAGGATGGCCTCAGATAACTAATGGTACTTTTGGAGGTATGGTACAAGCTATTGACAATTTTAGTGGTGCCGATGGATATTACAGGGTTTTGGTTGTGGAGGATCCTGAAGAGGAGCCCTGGCCGAAGGCTCTCCGTATTGGTTCAGGTGCAGATGGGATATCCTTGCTGAATGATGTGCCACTTTGGTATGAAATATGGCGTCAGCTAAATGGATTCCCACCGGATTATTATACTTCAAGAGAAAAGGCTGAAAACAGGAAAACCAAGTAAATGAAACGCATACTCTTTGTAATTATAATTTCTTTTCTGAATTCACCGCTTATTGGTCAGGAATTGCTTTCCTATGATGATTATATGTTATGGGTGAGGAGCTTTCATCCTGTAGCCAAGCAGGCAGATATCACTGTTGAATTTGGTGAAATGGAACTCCGTGCTTCAAGAGGGGGATTTGATCCTAGACTATATGGTGATTATGAAGCCAAGAGATTTAAAAACACCAACTATTATGATAAAAGAGAGGGCGGGATTGTAATTCCAACTATGGCAGGTGTGGAATTGAAAGGTTTGATTGAATATAATACCGGTACTTTGCTAAATCCGGAATTGGAAGTACCTGATGACGGTTTAGTTGCTTTGGGAGCATCTGTCAATCTTGCTCAAGGCCTTTTGATAGATAAGAGGCGGGCAGCACTGAGACAGGCTCAGGTCTTTAATGAATCCACCAAAGCAGAACGGATTCAGATCCTTAATGACCTTTATATGGAATCTACTGAGGCATATTGGTCTTGGGCAGCGGATTATCAAAACGTACAGGTCTTGGAGGGTGGAGTAAAACTCGCAGAAGAGCGGTTTGAAATGGTCAAGGAAAGCTATATTCAGGGAGATTTCCCTGCTATCGATACCGTGGAAGCCTACACGCAAGTAATGGACAGGATTTATAGATTACAGACTGCCCAAATTCTGTTTTTCAAGTCCACCCAATTTTTGAATACTTTTCTATGGGATGAAAATGATGAACCAGTAGACCTATTGGAATCAGTTTATCCTGAAAATGTTCTAGATGCAATGGTGTTCGATTACAGCAAAGAATCCATGCGTGAGTATATTTATAGGCATCCCCAATTACTATTGACTGATTTTGACATTGAATCTCTTCAGATAGAAAGAAGGTATAAAGCCAATATGTTGCTTCCGGTAGTCAAGGTCAATTATAATTTTTTGGTGGAGCAAGTCAATGAATTTCAATTATCCCCCTTTTTGGAAAATAATTACAAACTTGGGATGACTTTTTCCATGCCTCTTTTTTTGAGAGGAGAACGCGGAAATCTGGGATTGACTAAATCAAAAATCAACTTCAAAACCTACGAAAGGGATTTGAAATTGCTCCAATTGACCACAAAATTGGAAAGCGAAATTTACAATTTTGAAACGGTAGAAAGACAATTAGGTGTATATACCAATAACGTCAACGGACTGCAGAAACTTTTAAAAGGGGAAATGATGAGATTTGAAGTAGGAGAAAGTTCTCTTTTCCTTGTCAATGCCCGGGAGGTCAGTCTTATCAGTGCGCGGACTACCCTCAATGAACTTGCTGCTAAAAGAAAATCTGCTTACGCCAAAATGCTCAACGCCGCGGGTTTGGGGTTTGATGAATAGATGTTAAGACTTTATCTCAAATCACCTTCATATAAAAAATAAAAAAGATAATCCCGCAAAACCAAAGTCTTGCGGGATTGTCCCCTTATAAGGTAAAAGGAAAACTGAGTCTGCTGATTTTCAACTTCAGCCCAAATTCCAACCCTCCCGATACTCCCTTTTCACAAACTGATTGGCAGCTTCAAAATTGGTTATTTTCATATTTGGGCCATCCCATACCAGCTTGATTCCTCTACCCGGATAATTGAATCTGTTGGATCCGTCCCTTCTTGGCTCTCTGTAATCATAACTTCTGATAGCAAGATTGCCCATCAATACGGATTCAGTTAAGGGACCTGCTATTGAAAATGGTGAACTTAGCTGATCGTATTCCTTACTGCCATACCCTCCAATACAAGCTTCCACCCAGTTATTATAATGGCCGCCGTCTCCTTTGGGGACCCTATACAAAGTCTCAGGAACCTTTATTTCTTTTGTCCGGGAAGTAGGTAAAAGTTTCGGATCCTTTCCGTAGGTACCGCACATCATTTTTCCTTTTGTCCCCTCTATGATGACCCCGTTTCCTCCATCACCCATCACTTCATTTGGCCCCAACTCTTCAGGTCGGGAAGGCTGAATACCACCATCCATCCAATGGAAGGACAAATCCTCCTTACCTTCTCTTTTAAATCTCAAGGTGATATGAGATGAAGGGGGGCAACTTTCCGGGAAATAACCTCTTTGGAATTCTCCAACATAAACTGAACCCACACTACACTCTGCTGATTCAGGATAGCCTAGTCC
This window of the Aquiflexum balticum DSM 16537 genome carries:
- a CDS encoding peptidase domain-containing ABC transporter, which codes for MKIDYTLTPLKRFFNLLNEEKKEVYAIYFYSLLNGAVSLIYPLGIQAIVNFVLGGRVSTAWLIMILVVALGITFGGFLQISQLYLTEKLEQRIFTKVGFSFAYRLPKLKLDELQDKHTPELVNRFFDAVNLQKGVSKILIDFSFAMVQIFFGMLLLAVYNIFFLIFSLLLILMIILIFYFTSPKGMETNLKVSTKKYETAYWLEEIGRTLATFKLAGNSKLPFYTIDKLLQSYVDFRNKHFSVLVFQYKVMIAFKALIVTTLLIVGSLLLIDNQISIGQFVAAEVIIILIVSSVEKVILSLDVVYDTLTATEKIGQIMDLPLERQEGTEKSLTTNNESLKFELRNLSFKSKNETFDVVHDVSFTLNPGEKVILTGKSGSGKSTLMYLMSGLFSDYRGRVIVNGLPIDTMNLERLRGYIGDSLSHQSIFHASIYDNITLHKDVEDQHVREIIDLVGLKEYIYLLEKDWDTVLLPEGGTLSKSIVSKIVLARCLVNYPKALLLENMITYLDPLEKSRVLDFILKGNWTVLMISEDADTMRKFPRVIKIDMGNLIFDGSSEEYLNNYNN
- a CDS encoding TolC family protein: MKRILFVIIISFLNSPLIGQELLSYDDYMLWVRSFHPVAKQADITVEFGEMELRASRGGFDPRLYGDYEAKRFKNTNYYDKREGGIVIPTMAGVELKGLIEYNTGTLLNPELEVPDDGLVALGASVNLAQGLLIDKRRAALRQAQVFNESTKAERIQILNDLYMESTEAYWSWAADYQNVQVLEGGVKLAEERFEMVKESYIQGDFPAIDTVEAYTQVMDRIYRLQTAQILFFKSTQFLNTFLWDENDEPVDLLESVYPENVLDAMVFDYSKESMREYIYRHPQLLLTDFDIESLQIERRYKANMLLPVVKVNYNFLVEQVNEFQLSPFLENNYKLGMTFSMPLFLRGERGNLGLTKSKINFKTYERDLKLLQLTTKLESEIYNFETVERQLGVYTNNVNGLQKLLKGEMMRFEVGESSLFLVNAREVSLISARTTLNELAAKRKSAYAKMLNAAGLGFDE
- a CDS encoding HlyD family secretion protein; its protein translation is MIGISNNKIGKDFTFEEFKSFGMTIPKEESKKRIRILLWFLIGTFLFLFLPWTQNVRTKGFVTALRPDQRPQTVHSIIAGRIEKWYVAEGEYVQKGDTVLLISEIKDDYFDPLLLERTKLQVDAKTMSARSYSEKVRSLEIQIQALKENNVLRREQADNRLKMAELQVTSDSIRFEQAKVNFKVGVDQLDRAEKLYNEGLRSLTDFEQRELRFQDVQAGLIAAENKLLQSINARIAAMIELNAIDNDFRDKMAKASADMYEAMSSQFDAEATATKLENQYANYEVRTGFRHILAPQEGYITQAIQVGIGETIKEGAEIISILPGNAQLAVEMYVAPVDFPLLRIGNKVRFIFDGWPAIVFSGWPQITNGTFGGMVQAIDNFSGADGYYRVLVVEDPEEEPWPKALRIGSGADGISLLNDVPLWYEIWRQLNGFPPDYYTSREKAENRKTK